The following coding sequences lie in one Vespula pensylvanica isolate Volc-1 chromosome 7, ASM1446617v1, whole genome shotgun sequence genomic window:
- the LOC122630686 gene encoding uncharacterized protein LOC122630686, which yields MGLTSLVGTVNSQVRTVSTARIKMKKYKESAILLMLFLINIVYCNICYKFSNREDPCINLCDKIPLPSTDTKYITSCCQRGCRFFNLVELNYGLEPNGLNITKDDCRSSCIEAYEELPDRYACTTGCEIMAKQRLSDLLSLLSLTLYVEEYVDSNTLLTYPDIPENDILTDPGIRKELLPRWWDSNGFKLPQTYIKTVPTDDGTMDYETSSDNTEETELTSSWIPGTKLFQYAMKRGLPTIRILFVLTFTALLITACMYLHAIALNKTCDDIREFIIDKFKASDKNISYILDKGPFHKKYKFDVNDKLNINLKV from the exons ATGGGCTTGACCTCCCTAGTAGGAACAGTCAATTCCCAAGTACGGACTGTTAGTACAGCTCGAATTAAGatgaaaaagtataaagaaagTGCTAtcttattaatgttatttctaataaatattgtgTATTGTAACATATGTTATAAGTTTTCAAATCGTGAAGATCCTTGTATCAATTTATGTGACAAAATACCACTTCCTTCCACAGAc ACCAAGTATATAACGTCTTGTTGTCAACGAGGCTgtagatttttcaatttagTGGAGTTGAATTATGGACTTGAACCCAATGGCTTAAATATCACTAAGGATGATTGTAGATCTT CATGTATAGAAGCATATGAAGAACTACCAGATCGTTATGCTTGCACCACTGGTTGTGAAATTATGGCCAAACAACGTCTCTCCGACTTGTTATCACtcctttctcttactctttatGTAGAGGAATATGTAGATTCTAACACATTACTAACGTATCCTGATATACCAGAAAATGATATTCTAACAGACCCTGGTATTCGAAAAGAGCTTCTTCCAAGGTGGTGGGACTCCAATGGGTTTAAATTACCTCAAACTTATATCAAAACTGTTCCAACGGATGATGGG ACCATGGATTATGAAACCTCATCAGATAATACAGAAGAAACTGAATTAACTTCATCATGGATACCAGGAACCAAGTTGTTTCAGTATGCAATGAAACGTGGATTACCAACTATACGCATTCTTTTTGTTCTAACATTTACAGCACTCTTAATTACagcatgtatgtatttacatgcCATAGCTTTAAACAAAACATGTGATGATAtaagagaatttattattgataaattcaaAGCATCAGATaagaatatatcatatatcctAGATAAAGGACCATttcataaaaagtataaatttgatgttaatgataaattgaatattaacTTAAAAGTTTAA
- the LOC122630685 gene encoding T-complex protein 1 subunit gamma, giving the protein MFGPGAAPIVVLSQNTKRETGRKVQKENIQAGKAIADVIRTCLGPQAMLKMLMDPMGGIVMTNDGNAILREITVQHPAGKSMIEIARTQDEEVGDGTTSVIVLAGEILATAEPFLEQGMHPTVIIRAYRQALEDMVIILNEQVSMDLDCNDRNKLIQVINSCVGTKFIGRWAKLACQIALDAVSTVILEENGRKEIDIKRYAKVEKIPGGSIEDSTVLKGVMFNKDVTHPKMRRYIKNPRIVLLDCPLEYKKGESQTNIEILKDTDFTRILELEEEHIKKICEDIILVKPDLVITEKGVSDLAQHYLVKAGISAIRRLRKSDINRVARACGATVVNRTEELREEDVGTKAGLMEIKKVGDEYFCFIADCKDPKACTIILRGASKDVLNETERNLQDALHVARNLLLEPKLVPGGGAVEMAVSRLLSEKAAGLAGVEQWPYKAIAHALEIIPRTLAQNCGANTIRTLTALRAKHTTEGTTWGIDGETGQLVDMKERGIWEPLSVKLQTYKTAIETAILLLRIDDIVSGSKKKKSDNESPSQVTEESMKD; this is encoded by the exons ATGTTTGGACCAGGAGCTGCTCCTATTGTAGTATTGA GTCAGAATACGAAACGAGAGACAGGAAGAAAGgtacaaaaagagaatattcaaGCAGGAAAG gCAATTGCAGATGTCATTAGAACATGTCTGGGCCCACAGGCaatgttaaaaatgttaatggaTCCAATGGGTGGTATTGTTATGACAAACGATGGAAATGCTATTCTTCGTGAAATTACAGTACAGCATCCAGCTGGAAAGTCAATGATTGAAATAGCTAGAACTCAAGATGAAGAAGTTGGAGATGGTACAACTTCTGTGATTGTGTTAGCAGGAGAAATTTTGGCTACTGCAGAGCCATTTTTAGAACAAGGCATGCATCCTACTGTTATTATACGAGCATATCGACAAGCTTTAGAAGATATGGTGATAATTCTAAATGAACAAGTCAGTATGGATCTTGATTGTAATGATCGCAATAAATTGATTCAAGTGATAAACTCATGTGTAGGCACCAAGTTTATAGGGCGTTGGGCTAAATTAGCTTGTCAGATCGCATTAGATGCAGTTAGTACTGTAATCTTAGAAGAAAATGGCcgtaaagagatagatattaaGCGTTATgcaaaagttgaaaaaattcCTGGAGGATCTATTGAAGATAGCACTGTTCTTAAAGGTGTTATGTTTAATAAGGATGTAACACATCCAAAAATGAgacgttatataaaaaatcctAGGATTGTTCTATTAGACTGTCCTTTAGAATATAAGAAAGGAGAATCCCAaacaaatattgaaatattaaaagatactGATTTTACACGAATTTTGGAACTGGAGGaagaacatataaaaaaaatttgtgaagACATCATTTTAGTTAAACCAGATTTAGTAATCACTGAGAAGGGTGTTTCAGATTTAGCCCAACACTATCTTGTAAAAGCTGGAATTTCTGCTATTCGCCGTTTGAGAAAAAGTGATATTAATAGAGTAGCAAGAGCTTGTGGTGCAACAGTAGTAAATCGTACTGAAGAACTTAGAGAAGAAGATGTTGGAACTAAAGCTGGGcttatggaaataaaaaaagtaggaGATGAATACTTTTGCTTTATTGCAGATTGTAAAGATCCTAAGGCTTGTACGATAATTTTACGAGGTGCTAGTAAAGATGTACTGAATGAAACTGAACGAAACTTACAAGATGCTTTACATGTTGCACGGAACCTTCTCTTAGAACCTAAACTAGTACCag GTGGTGGTGCCGTTGAAATGGCCGTTTCTCGTCTTTTGTCTGAGAAAGCAGCAGGTCTTGCTGGTGTTGAACAATGGCCATATAAGGCAATTGCACATGCTTTAGAAATAATTCCTAGAACATTGGCACAGAATTGTGGAGCAAATACTATTAGAACATTGACAGCACTTCGTGCAAAACACACTACAGAAGGAACAACTTGGGGCATTGATGGAGAAACAGGACAATTGGTTGATATGAAAGAACGTGGAATCTGGGAACCACTTTCAGTTAAATTGCAAACTTATAAAACTGCCATAGAAACTGCTATTTTACTCTTGAGAATTGATGATATTGTGTCaggaagtaaaaagaagaaatctgaTAATGAATCACCAAGTCAAGTGACTGAAGAATCCATGAAAGATTAA